A stretch of DNA from Peromyscus maniculatus bairdii isolate BWxNUB_F1_BW_parent chromosome 7, HU_Pman_BW_mat_3.1, whole genome shotgun sequence:
gtatgtgtgtgtgtacatatgtttatgggtgtgtgtgtatatgtgtgtgtgtgtgtgtatgtgtgtgtgtgtgtgtgtgtgtgtgtgtgtgtgtgtgtattgtaacATGTgaaggtgccctcagaggccagaagtgtgggatcccctggagctgaagttacaggtgattgtgaactgcctgatgtgggtgctgggaactgactgcaggtcctctggaaggacagtgctctgagccgctgagccatctcttcagccataGGAAAGATTTAAAGGTTGAGATCCCAGGACTCTCTTCGGTCTTTTTCTGATCAGTTTTATTAACCTGTCTCTCTAAGAGAGAGGCGAGaaaagcattaaaaacaaaacaaaacaaaacaccgaCCGGGGAAAAGAAAACCCTGATTAACAGTTCTTTTTAACTTTGGATCTGCCCAGCTTTTCCTTTCATTGCATTTTCCAAGTTAACCTTTTCTCTCGTGGTATTGCTTTCTCAGATCTTCCACTATCAGTCTTTCCAGTACCCAACGACAGCGGGCACATTCCGAGACCGGATTTCCTGGGTTGGAAATGTGTACAAAGGGGATGCATCCATCAGCATCAGCAAACCCACTCTGAAGGACAATGGGACGTTCAGCTGTGCTGTGAAGAACCCTCCGGACGTGTACCACAATATCCCCCTGACAGAGCTCACGGTCACAGAAAGGGGTAAGCTGCTCCCTGCCAGGCTCCTGCCGTGCTGTGACTCCTCTGGGACTTACCAGTTGGCTTAGAGGATCTGGATCACTGTGTCAAAGTTGTTGTCTTCGTATGCCTGTTAAGATTAAATTTTAAACCATcgatttattttgtatgtgtgttggtgtgtaggCATGCATGCTACAGTATGTgtctggaagtcagaagacaacttgtaggagttggtggGAAGAGCCTTTACCGTAGGCTGAGCTCTCTCAGTTTTGATTTTGAAAACGGAATACTCTCTCCCAACGTTGTCAAAGTTTCTGCATTGTCTCTTTCATGTTGTCTTCAGGTGGCTGAATGTGTTGTGGAATGTTGAGAATCCCCCAGGTTCATGAAGGGCGATTGGGAGTGATGAGGAGTCATTCCAGCTGTCCGGTCAGGGTCAGGCTTCGGTTAGGAGACTGTTCGTGGGAAGGCGCTCTCTCTGAGAGTGGGCAGCATTACATTTCTTTTAGGCTACAAAGAGCAGCAGTTTCCTTCTCCTGTGGAGATGAGGTTGTGAATGCCCTTTTTCAAAATGTCCCTCTGGCGACTATTACATCCTTAtttgcacttgaaactgaatttgaaccAAAGATACAGAGACACATTCTGAGTCATTATAACTGCCTTATCGTTTCTTGgggcttcccttcctcctctatctcctcttgcctgcctgccctgattttctcccctcttcccctcccctcccccacctttttcTTTGTCATAATCATTATCTGGTTTGGCAATAACTCACTCCACATTTACATAATCATACCCCTGGCAGGAGTAGAGTTCATTTTTCTAGAAGGCAGTTTAGTAGTAGAAGTCATATTTCCTAAAATTATATTCTCTTAAAAATATATTCCCTACAATTctactttaaaatttcatcttaagAGACagagctagccaggcagtggtggcgcatgcctttaatcccagcactcgggaggcagagccaggcggatctctgtgagttcgaggccagcctgggctaccaagtgagttccaggaaaggtgcaaagctacacagagaaagcctgtcttgaaaaaccaaaaaaaaaaaaaaaaaaaaaaagagagagagagagagagagagagagacagagctaaaCACCAGGATTTAGGAGTGGTCATTTTAATATGATTTGTGGAGTCAAAGAATTTGAAATAACTTGAATGTTCAAAGTTAGAGGATTGATTTGCTAATTGATTCAGTATGGTAGAATACTAtgtattgtgtttttgtttgtttgtttgtttggacagagcctcactacgtagctctggcttttctagaacttactttgtaaactacgaggctggccttgaactcatggagatcgcTTGCCTTTGCCTTCTGGCTGAAAAGACCTTTATAATCAGGacctttatcatcatcatcatatatatatgtatatatatatgtatatatatataatatatataatatatatatatatatatttagatcaTGTGTTAAGCCAAAATAGTGTGAAAAATAGGACTTCTGCTCTTACAAATATGCATCCTGCCCCATATGTGTTTTTAGACTCCTGGAAAGAACTCCTAGGTGACagagttatgtgtatgtgtttatgcttcttgcatttctttatgttttctgtgATGAATTTATTCCTTTTGTGATTAGAAGCATGAGCGAAGGCAGGGAGCTGAAGAAGCCTGGGCCTGATCTGAAGTAAGGCTGCATGGGCACagcctctctctgtgtttcctacaggttTTGGCACCATGCTATCCTCTGTGGCCCTTCTCTCCATCCTCGTCTTCATCCCCTCGGCAGTGGTGGTCATCCTGCTGCTGgtgaggatggggaggaaagCAGCGGGGGTGAAGAAGAGGAGCAGGTCTGGCTATAAGAAGTCTTCCATTGAAGTCTCCGACGAGTAAGTCCCACCGTGGGCCTATTTCCTTCTCACGGCTCTGAGCTGGggcagacttttcttttctcctttttttttttttttttttttttttttttggcactgaGCTAATGTCTCCTGACAGAATATGCATGAGCAATGAAGGAGACTTTGAGAACAGCCCTGAGAACAGGgcaaaggaaatttaaataagATGTCCTGTGCGTGGTCAGCAGATGCTCTGACAGGGCCAAATGGGTGTAGTTACTGCCTTGGTCACTGTTCTGGTGCCGTGACGAGACacagtgaccaaggcaactctagTAACAGAAATCATGTCACTGGGGGCTGGTTTACAGGTTCAGAGGCTTGGTCCTTTGTTATCATGGTAGGAACATGGCAGTAAGCACGGTGCTGGAGAAAGatctgagagctacatcctgatctggagagagagacagagacactggccctagcatgggctttggaaaccttaAATCCCattccagtgacatacttcagccaacaaggccacacttcctaatccttctaatcctatcaaagagttccactttctggtgactaagcattcaaatatatgagccttattcatatattcattcttattcacaccaccacagttATCAAAAGCATTTATTAATCACCATTCTGCCAGTGGGCAAGCACCATCCAGTAGTTTCCCAGGAacagatttactttttaaaaggaactaaaaTGTACATTAAAGCTCTGTAGCCAGCAtgaggtgcacacctttgatcccagcactcaggaggcagaagcaggcaggtttctgtgagttcaagtccagcctgatttacataatgagttctaggccagccaaggatacatagtgagaccctgtctcaacaaaacaaaccttaTGGATTAGGGAGTTTTACCTTGGGAAGTTCTAaagttttctctctgtctgtgtgttt
This window harbors:
- the Mpzl3 gene encoding myelin protein zero-like protein 3 isoform X1, yielding MQQPRGAAGGRGCALFPLLSILFVQGVRTVLSLEISADAHVRGYVGENIKLKCTFKSSSDVTDKLTIDWTYRPPSSSRTESIFHYQSFQYPTTAGTFRDRISWVGNVYKGDASISISKPTLKDNGTFSCAVKNPPDVYHNIPLTELTVTERGFGTMLSSVALLSILVFIPSAVVVILLLVRMGRKAAGVKKRSRSGYKKSSIEVSDDTDQEDNNDCMTKLCVRCAECLDSDYEDTY
- the Mpzl3 gene encoding myelin protein zero-like protein 3 isoform X2, whose protein sequence is MSKLKESGVRTVLSLEISADAHVRGYVGENIKLKCTFKSSSDVTDKLTIDWTYRPPSSSRTESIFHYQSFQYPTTAGTFRDRISWVGNVYKGDASISISKPTLKDNGTFSCAVKNPPDVYHNIPLTELTVTERGFGTMLSSVALLSILVFIPSAVVVILLLVRMGRKAAGVKKRSRSGYKKSSIEVSDDTDQEDNNDCMTKLCVRCAECLDSDYEDTY